A single region of the Pseudomonas sp. VD-NE ins genome encodes:
- a CDS encoding phosphoheptose isomerase: protein MDMQSRIRQLFQASIDTKQQAMDVLAPHIEQASQIMVNALLNEGKMLSCGNGGSAGDAQHFSSELLNRFERERPSLPAIALTTDTSTITSIANDYSYNEVFSKQIRALGQPGDVLLAISTSGNSANIIQAIQAAHDREMIVVAMTGRDGGGMASLLLPEDVEIRVPANVTARIQEVHLLAIHCLCDLIDSQLFGSEE from the coding sequence ATGGACATGCAATCCCGAATTCGCCAGCTTTTCCAGGCCAGTATCGACACCAAGCAACAGGCGATGGACGTACTTGCACCGCACATCGAGCAAGCCAGCCAGATCATGGTCAACGCCCTGCTCAACGAAGGCAAAATGCTTTCGTGCGGCAACGGCGGCTCGGCCGGCGATGCCCAGCACTTCTCTTCGGAACTGCTCAACCGCTTCGAGCGCGAGCGCCCGAGCCTGCCGGCGATCGCCTTGACCACCGACACGTCGACGATCACCTCGATCGCCAACGACTACAGCTACAACGAAGTGTTCTCCAAACAGATCCGCGCACTGGGTCAGCCAGGCGATGTCTTGCTGGCGATTTCGACCAGCGGCAACTCGGCGAACATTATTCAAGCGATCCAGGCCGCACATGATCGCGAAATGATTGTCGTAGCTATGACCGGACGCGATGGCGGCGGCATGGCGTCGCTGCTGTTGCCCGAGGACGTCGAGATTCGCGTACCGGCCAATGTCACTGCACGTATTCAAGAAGTCCACTTGCTGGCGATCCATTGCCTTTGCGATCTGATCGACAGCCAACTGTTCGGGAGTGAAGAATGA
- a CDS encoding acyl-CoA dehydrogenase family protein: protein MIPRTLFSSDHELFRDSVRTFLEKEAVPFHAQWEKQGYIDRKLWNKAGEAGMLCSHLPEEYGGLGADFLYSAVVIEEVGRLGLTGIGFSLHSDIVAPYILHYGSEALKHKYLPKLVSGEMVTAIAMTEPGAGSDLQGVKTTAVLDGDEYVINGSKTFITNGFLADLVIVVAKTDPKAGAKGTSLFLVEANTPGFDKGKRLEKVGMKAQDTSELFFQDVRVPKENLLGQAGAGFAYLMQELPQERLTVAIGGLASAEAALQWTLDYTRDRKAFGKAIADFQNTRFKLAEMATEIQIGRVFVDKCLELHLQGKLDVPTAAMAKYWGTDLQCKVLDECVQLHGGYGFMWEYPVARAWADARVQRIYAGTNEIMKEIIARSL from the coding sequence CGCACCTTCCTCGAAAAAGAGGCCGTGCCGTTCCATGCGCAATGGGAGAAACAAGGCTATATCGACCGCAAACTCTGGAACAAGGCAGGCGAGGCGGGGATGCTCTGCTCGCACCTGCCGGAAGAGTACGGTGGACTGGGGGCGGATTTTCTTTACAGCGCCGTGGTGATCGAAGAGGTCGGTCGGCTGGGGTTGACCGGCATCGGCTTCTCGCTGCACTCGGACATTGTCGCGCCGTACATTCTGCATTACGGCAGTGAAGCGCTGAAGCACAAATACCTGCCGAAACTGGTCTCGGGCGAGATGGTCACGGCCATTGCCATGACCGAGCCGGGCGCCGGTTCCGATCTGCAAGGCGTGAAAACAACCGCTGTGCTGGACGGTGATGAGTATGTGATCAACGGTTCGAAAACCTTTATCACCAATGGCTTTCTGGCTGATCTGGTCATCGTGGTCGCCAAGACCGATCCGAAGGCCGGCGCCAAGGGCACCAGCCTGTTCCTGGTGGAAGCGAATACGCCGGGCTTCGACAAGGGCAAGCGCCTGGAGAAGGTCGGCATGAAGGCCCAGGACACCTCGGAATTGTTCTTCCAGGATGTGCGCGTGCCGAAGGAAAACCTGCTGGGGCAGGCCGGGGCAGGGTTTGCGTATCTGATGCAGGAGTTGCCGCAGGAGCGTCTGACCGTTGCGATTGGCGGCTTGGCCTCAGCCGAAGCGGCGTTGCAGTGGACGCTCGATTACACCCGTGATCGCAAGGCGTTCGGCAAGGCTATTGCCGACTTCCAGAACACGCGCTTCAAGCTGGCAGAGATGGCCACCGAGATTCAGATCGGCCGAGTCTTCGTCGACAAATGTCTGGAACTGCACCTGCAAGGCAAGCTGGATGTGCCGACAGCGGCGATGGCCAAGTATTGGGGCACCGACCTGCAATGCAAAGTGCTCGACGAATGCGTGCAGTTGCATGGCGGCTACGGTTTCATGTGGGAATACCCGGTGGCCCGGGCGTGGGCGGATGCGCGCGTGCAGCGGATCTATGCCGGCACCAATGAAATCATGAAGGAGATCATTGCGCGCTCGCTTTGA
- a CDS encoding YraN family protein, with protein MPDRSRSQSGKDAERQALEHLQQQGLRLLAQNWFCKRGELDLVMLDGDTVVFVEVRYRKNTQWGGALASIDGRKQQKLIFTAQYFLQRESRWANSPCRFDVVAIDSHPDQLNWLQNAFDS; from the coding sequence ATGCCTGACAGGTCACGCTCGCAAAGCGGTAAGGATGCCGAGCGCCAGGCGCTCGAGCATCTGCAACAACAAGGTCTGCGCCTGCTGGCGCAGAACTGGTTTTGTAAACGCGGCGAGCTTGATCTGGTCATGCTTGATGGCGATACAGTAGTATTCGTTGAAGTTCGCTACAGAAAAAACACTCAATGGGGTGGCGCGCTCGCTAGCATCGATGGGCGCAAGCAGCAGAAACTGATTTTCACTGCGCAGTATTTTCTTCAGCGCGAGTCGCGTTGGGCCAATTCCCCCTGCCGCTTCGACGTGGTGGCCATCGACAGCCATCCGGATCAGCTGAACTGGTTGCAGAATGCTTTCGACAGTTGA
- a CDS encoding NADP(H)-dependent aldo-keto reductase, protein MDYRQLGRTDLNVSAICLGTMTWGEQNTEAEAFAQIERAKEAGINFIDTAEMYPVPPKAETYATTERYIGNYFKSRGDRADWILASKIAGPGNTIDYIRDKNLRHNRQHITAAVDASLERLQTDYIDLYQLHWPERSTNFFGQLGYKHKIEANLTPLEDTLEALDEQVKAGKIRHIGLSNETPWGTMRFLALAEARGWPRAVSIQNPYNLLNRSFEVGLAEIAIREQCGLLAYSPLAFGFLSGKYEGGARPPKGRLSLYSRFSRYFNAQSEAACSRYVALAREHGLDPAQMALAFVTQQPFVTSNIIGATTLEQLDSNIASFDLKLSDEVLAGIEAIHKDHPNPAP, encoded by the coding sequence ATGGACTATCGCCAGCTAGGCCGTACCGACCTGAACGTGAGTGCAATCTGCCTCGGCACCATGACTTGGGGCGAGCAAAACACTGAAGCTGAAGCCTTCGCCCAGATTGAGCGGGCCAAGGAAGCCGGGATCAATTTCATCGACACCGCCGAGATGTACCCGGTGCCGCCAAAAGCCGAAACCTACGCCACCACCGAGCGCTACATCGGCAATTACTTCAAAAGTCGCGGCGACCGTGCCGACTGGATCCTCGCCAGCAAAATCGCCGGCCCGGGCAACACCATCGACTACATCCGCGACAAAAACCTGCGCCACAACCGCCAGCACATCACCGCAGCGGTGGACGCCAGCCTCGAACGCCTGCAGACCGACTACATCGATCTGTATCAACTGCACTGGCCGGAGCGCAGCACCAACTTCTTCGGACAACTGGGCTACAAACACAAGATCGAAGCCAACCTGACACCGCTCGAAGACACCCTCGAAGCGCTCGACGAACAGGTGAAGGCCGGCAAGATCCGCCACATCGGTCTGTCCAATGAAACACCGTGGGGCACCATGCGTTTTCTGGCACTGGCTGAGGCCCGCGGCTGGCCGCGCGCAGTGTCGATCCAGAACCCTTACAACCTGCTCAACCGCAGTTTTGAAGTGGGCCTGGCGGAAATCGCCATCCGCGAACAGTGCGGCCTGCTGGCCTATTCACCGCTGGCGTTTGGTTTCCTCTCAGGCAAGTACGAAGGTGGCGCGCGGCCGCCGAAAGGCCGCCTGAGCCTCTACAGCCGCTTCAGCCGCTATTTCAACGCACAATCGGAAGCGGCGTGCAGCCGATACGTGGCGCTGGCCCGTGAGCACGGTCTGGATCCGGCGCAGATGGCCTTGGCTTTTGTGACTCAGCAACCGTTTGTCACCAGCAACATCATTGGTGCGACGACGCTGGAGCAACTGGACAGCAACATTGCCAGCTTCGATCTGAAACTTTCGGATGAAGTGCTGGCAGGGATCGAGGCGATTCACAAGGATCACCCGAACCCGGCGCCTTGA
- a CDS encoding ClpXP protease specificity-enhancing factor produces the protein MNSSRPYLVRALYEWIVDNDCTPHMLVNSEYPAVQVPQGFASDGQIVLNISPSAVRHLHMDNDVVTFEGRFGGVPHSLYVPISAILGIYARENGQGMVFDLESPMDDEEEIESDDDLPPPDSEPPRPSGRPSLKVVK, from the coding sequence ATGAACTCCAGTCGACCTTATCTGGTCCGCGCGCTCTATGAGTGGATTGTTGATAACGATTGCACCCCGCACATGCTGGTCAATTCCGAATACCCGGCAGTGCAGGTGCCGCAGGGTTTCGCCAGTGACGGGCAGATTGTCCTGAACATCTCGCCGAGTGCTGTGCGTCATTTGCACATGGACAATGACGTGGTGACCTTCGAGGGTCGCTTCGGTGGCGTCCCGCACAGTCTGTACGTGCCGATCAGCGCGATCCTGGGGATCTACGCCCGGGAGAACGGTCAAGGCATGGTGTTCGATCTCGAGTCGCCCATGGATGACGAAGAAGAGATCGAGTCGGATGACGACTTGCCGCCACCGGACAGTGAGCCACCGCGCCCTAGTGGCAGGCCTAGTTTGAAAGTGGTGAAATAA
- the rplM gene encoding 50S ribosomal protein L13: protein MKTFTAKPETVKRDWFVVDAAGQTLGRLATEIASRLRGKHKPEYTPHVDTGDYIVVINAEQIRVTGAKTTDKMYYSHSGFPGGIKSINFEKLIAKAPERVIETAVKGMLPKNPLGRDMYRKLKVYAGAAHPHTAQQPQELKF, encoded by the coding sequence ATGAAAACTTTTACTGCTAAACCGGAAACAGTAAAGCGCGACTGGTTTGTCGTCGACGCTGCTGGTCAGACCCTGGGTCGTCTGGCCACCGAAATCGCGAGCCGTCTGCGTGGCAAGCACAAGCCTGAGTACACTCCTCACGTTGACACCGGCGACTACATCGTCGTAATCAACGCTGAGCAGATTCGTGTTACCGGTGCTAAAACCACTGACAAAATGTACTACTCCCACTCCGGTTTCCCGGGCGGCATCAAGTCGATCAACTTCGAAAAGCTGATCGCTAAAGCCCCTGAGCGCGTGATCGAGACCGCGGTTAAAGGCATGCTGCCTAAAAACCCACTGGGTCGCGACATGTACCGTAAGCTGAAAGTCTATGCGGGCGCTGCACACCCACATACTGCTCAGCAGCCCCAAGAACTGAAGTTTTAA
- a CDS encoding BON domain-containing protein, with protein sequence MTPNRLGLLALTLCLGISGCTSVVNASREAPIDDDRGTRTFGSKIDDSLIETKVGVNVAKADPALDNDSHIVVTSFNGVVLLAGQTPRADLKAKAEQAAAAVQRVKTVHNELQVIPPSGFLARQNDTWLTSKIKTQMLTDASIPGSRIKVVTENGIVYLLGLLTKQEATQATNLVQGVSGVQKIVKLFEYID encoded by the coding sequence ATGACCCCTAATCGCCTTGGCCTTCTGGCCTTGACCCTGTGCCTCGGCATCAGCGGCTGCACCTCGGTGGTAAACGCCAGCCGTGAAGCACCGATTGACGACGACCGCGGCACCCGCACCTTCGGCAGCAAGATCGATGACTCGTTGATCGAAACCAAAGTGGGCGTGAACGTGGCCAAGGCCGACCCGGCCCTGGACAACGATTCGCACATCGTTGTGACCAGTTTCAACGGTGTTGTCTTGCTTGCTGGTCAAACCCCTCGCGCAGATTTGAAAGCCAAGGCTGAGCAGGCCGCAGCCGCTGTGCAACGGGTAAAAACCGTTCATAACGAACTGCAGGTCATACCGCCGTCCGGTTTCCTGGCGCGCCAGAATGACACTTGGCTGACCTCCAAGATCAAGACCCAGATGCTCACCGACGCCAGCATTCCTGGCTCGCGCATCAAGGTCGTGACCGAGAACGGCATCGTCTACCTGCTGGGCCTGCTGACCAAACAGGAAGCCACTCAGGCGACCAATCTGGTACAGGGCGTTTCTGGCGTACAGAAAATCGTCAAGCTGTTTGAATACATTGACTGA
- a CDS encoding glutathione S-transferase N-terminal domain-containing protein, with the protein MGVTNRLACYSDPADHYSHRVRIVLAEKGVSAEIIYVEAGRQPPKLIEVNPYGSLPTLVDRDLALWESTVVMEYLDERYPHPPLMPVYPVARANSRLLIHRIQRDWCGLVDLILDPKSKEAARVVARKELRESLTGVSPLFADKPFFLSEEQSLVDCCLLPILWRLPILGIELPRPAKPLLDYMERSFAREAFQASLSGVERDMR; encoded by the coding sequence ATGGGCGTGACCAATCGGTTGGCCTGTTACTCCGACCCCGCCGACCACTATTCCCACCGAGTGCGCATTGTGCTTGCAGAGAAGGGTGTCAGCGCCGAGATCATTTATGTGGAAGCTGGTCGCCAGCCGCCTAAACTGATTGAGGTAAACCCTTACGGCAGTCTGCCGACGCTGGTCGATCGTGACCTGGCGTTGTGGGAGTCGACCGTGGTGATGGAATATCTGGATGAGCGTTACCCGCACCCGCCGTTGATGCCGGTTTATCCGGTGGCGCGTGCCAACAGCCGCCTGCTGATTCATCGCATTCAGCGCGACTGGTGTGGTCTGGTGGATCTGATTCTGGATCCCAAGTCCAAGGAGGCCGCGCGTGTCGTGGCGCGCAAGGAATTGCGTGAAAGCCTGACGGGCGTGTCGCCGCTGTTTGCCGACAAGCCGTTTTTCCTCAGTGAGGAACAAAGTCTGGTGGATTGCTGCCTATTGCCAATACTCTGGCGTTTGCCGATTCTGGGTATTGAACTGCCGCGGCCAGCCAAGCCGCTGCTTGATTATATGGAGCGCTCGTTTGCGCGTGAGGCTTTCCAGGCGAGTCTGTCTGGTGTCGAACGCGATATGCGCTAA
- the rpsI gene encoding 30S ribosomal protein S9, which yields MSATQNYGTGRRKTATARVFLRPGTGNISINNRSLENFFGRETARMVVRQPLELTETVEKFDIYVTVIGGGVSGQAGAIRHGITRALMDYDETLRGALRKAGFVTRDAREVERKKVGLRKARKRPQYSKR from the coding sequence ATGTCGGCGACTCAAAATTACGGCACTGGCCGTCGCAAGACCGCAACCGCACGCGTTTTCCTGCGTCCGGGTACTGGTAACATCTCCATCAACAACCGTTCGCTGGAAAACTTCTTCGGCCGCGAAACTGCCCGCATGGTAGTTCGCCAGCCGCTGGAGCTGACTGAGACTGTCGAGAAGTTCGACATCTACGTCACCGTGATCGGCGGTGGTGTAAGTGGTCAAGCTGGCGCAATCCGCCACGGCATCACTCGCGCTCTGATGGACTACGACGAAACCCTGCGTGGCGCTCTGCGCAAAGCTGGCTTCGTTACTCGCGACGCCCGTGAAGTTGAACGTAAGAAAGTTGGTCTGCGTAAAGCGCGTAAGCGTCCGCAGTACTCGAAGCGTTAA
- a CDS encoding cytochrome b, with product MSKFMDWVDARFPATKMWEDHLSKYYAPKNFNFFYFFGSLALLVLVNQIVTGVWLTMSYTPSAEEAFASVEYIMRDVEYGSILRLLHSTGASAFFIVVYLHMFRGLLYGSYQKPRELVWVFGMLIYLALMAEAFMGYLLPWGQMSYWGAQVIISLFGAIPVIGNDLTQWIRGDYLISGITLNRFFALHVVALPIVILGLVVLHILALHEVGSNNPDGVDIKKHKDENGIPLDGIAFHPYYTVKDIVGVVVFLFIFCFIVFFFPEMGGYFLEKPNFEQANPFKTPEHIAPVWYFTPFYAILRAIPDKLMGVIAMGAAIAVLFVLPWLDRSPVKSMRYKGWLSKIWLLVFCISFVILGVLGVLAPTPERTLLSQVCTFLYFAYFILMPFYTRLEKTKPVPERVTG from the coding sequence ATGAGCAAGTTCATGGATTGGGTTGATGCGCGCTTTCCTGCGACCAAAATGTGGGAAGACCATCTCAGCAAGTATTACGCTCCAAAAAACTTCAACTTCTTCTACTTCTTCGGCTCCCTGGCGCTGCTGGTTCTGGTGAATCAAATCGTCACCGGTGTCTGGCTGACGATGAGCTACACGCCGTCGGCAGAAGAGGCGTTTGCCTCCGTCGAATACATCATGCGTGACGTCGAGTACGGCTCGATCCTGCGTCTGCTGCACTCGACCGGTGCTTCGGCGTTCTTCATCGTGGTTTATCTGCACATGTTCCGTGGTCTGCTCTACGGCTCCTATCAGAAGCCGCGTGAGCTGGTCTGGGTCTTCGGCATGCTGATTTATCTGGCGCTGATGGCCGAAGCGTTCATGGGTTACCTGCTGCCATGGGGTCAGATGTCCTACTGGGGGGCCCAGGTAATCATCTCGCTGTTCGGTGCGATTCCGGTCATCGGTAACGACCTGACCCAGTGGATTCGTGGTGACTATCTGATCTCCGGGATCACCCTGAACCGCTTCTTCGCCTTGCACGTGGTCGCGCTGCCGATCGTGATTCTCGGTCTGGTGGTGCTGCACATTCTGGCGCTGCACGAAGTGGGTTCGAACAACCCTGATGGCGTCGATATCAAGAAGCACAAAGACGAAAACGGCATCCCGCTGGATGGCATTGCCTTCCACCCGTACTACACCGTCAAAGACATTGTCGGCGTTGTAGTGTTCCTGTTTATCTTCTGCTTCATTGTGTTCTTCTTCCCGGAAATGGGCGGTTATTTCCTCGAAAAGCCAAACTTCGAGCAAGCCAACCCGTTCAAGACGCCAGAGCATATTGCCCCGGTTTGGTACTTCACGCCGTTCTACGCCATCCTGCGGGCGATCCCTGACAAACTCATGGGCGTTATCGCCATGGGGGCGGCGATTGCGGTTCTGTTCGTACTGCCGTGGCTTGATCGCAGCCCGGTCAAGTCGATGCGCTACAAAGGCTGGCTGAGCAAAATCTGGCTGCTGGTGTTCTGCATTTCGTTCGTGATTCTCGGTGTTCTCGGTGTTCTGGCGCCGACGCCGGAGAGGACCTTGCTGTCGCAGGTCTGCACCTTCCTGTACTTCGCCTACTTCATTCTGATGCCGTTCTACACCAGGCTCGAGAAGACCAAACCGGTTCCGGAAAGGGTGACTGGCTGA
- a CDS encoding penicillin-binding protein activator: protein MIACLRLFTALCLAALLAACASSPSSSLGELPRTPDASIEQLLEQATQAKTPEKAALLRLSAADLAYRQGNAGQSAQILQQVPMEQLKPGQQIFASTLNAELAMTRNQPKAALTALSHPSLQHLGEMPEEQQVRTGTVHARALEADGQTLAAARERVFIAPMLQGEAASKNHEAIWTLIGSLPTDQLQPNTTDDLGGWMGLAMAVKSAGTLEQQQAAIDTWRAQNPKHPAAINLPLPLTKLKELASQPLSKIALLLPQDGPLAAVGKALREGFMAAHYQAQQAGQKPPAIEFYDSSKLTSMDEFYRKAQADGVQLVVGPLEKPLVKQLSTRPQLPITTLALNYSEGDQGPAQLFQFGLAAEDEAREVSRRARADGLHRAAIMVPKGEWGDRVLRAFSQDWQANGGSIVATERVDQPVQLAQQIADMFQLRQSEARAKSLQNAAGTNVAAQPSRRQDIEFIFLAATPQQAQQIKPTLNFQYAGDVPVYATSHVYSASGDVNQYNDMNGIRFCETPWLLDNSDPLRQQVVAQWPQAAGSLGRLYAMGVDAYRLAPRLGQLKALPDSRIDGESGSLGMTQTQRVVRQLPWAQFVSGQVQRLPDTPR from the coding sequence ATGATCGCTTGCCTGCGGCTGTTCACTGCCCTCTGCCTCGCTGCCCTGTTGGCGGCTTGCGCCAGCTCCCCTTCCTCCAGCCTTGGCGAACTTCCACGGACCCCGGATGCCAGCATCGAGCAACTGCTCGAACAGGCTACCCAGGCGAAAACCCCGGAAAAAGCCGCTCTGTTGCGCCTCAGCGCTGCGGATCTGGCTTACCGCCAGGGCAATGCCGGACAGTCCGCGCAAATCCTGCAACAAGTGCCGATGGAGCAACTCAAGCCAGGCCAGCAGATTTTCGCCAGCACCTTGAACGCTGAACTGGCGATGACTCGCAATCAGCCGAAAGCCGCGCTGACTGCCCTGAGCCACCCGAGTCTGCAACACTTGGGCGAAATGCCTGAAGAGCAGCAAGTGCGCACCGGCACCGTCCACGCCCGCGCCCTTGAGGCCGACGGCCAGACACTGGCTGCCGCTCGCGAGCGCGTATTCATCGCGCCGATGCTGCAAGGCGAAGCCGCAAGCAAGAACCACGAAGCGATCTGGACCCTCATTGGCTCGCTGCCAACCGATCAACTGCAACCGAACACCACCGACGACCTCGGCGGCTGGATGGGCCTGGCCATGGCGGTGAAATCCGCTGGCACTCTGGAACAGCAGCAAGCCGCGATCGACACCTGGCGTGCGCAGAATCCAAAGCACCCGGCCGCGATCAACCTGCCGCTGCCGCTGACCAAACTCAAGGAACTGGCCAGCCAGCCGCTGAGCAAAATCGCCCTGCTGCTGCCACAGGATGGCCCTCTGGCCGCTGTCGGCAAGGCACTGCGTGAAGGCTTCATGGCTGCGCACTATCAGGCGCAACAGGCCGGACAGAAGCCGCCAGCGATCGAGTTCTACGACAGCTCCAAGCTGACCTCGATGGACGAGTTCTACCGCAAGGCTCAGGCTGATGGCGTGCAACTGGTCGTTGGCCCACTGGAAAAACCACTGGTCAAACAGCTGAGCACTCGCCCGCAACTGCCGATCACCACCCTCGCGCTGAACTACAGCGAAGGCGATCAAGGCCCGGCGCAACTGTTCCAGTTTGGTCTGGCCGCCGAAGACGAAGCCCGCGAAGTTTCGCGCCGCGCCCGTGCCGATGGTCTGCACCGCGCCGCGATCATGGTGCCGAAAGGCGAATGGGGCGACCGCGTACTGCGCGCTTTCAGCCAGGACTGGCAAGCCAACGGTGGCAGCATCGTCGCCACCGAACGCGTTGATCAGCCGGTGCAACTGGCCCAGCAGATCGCCGACATGTTCCAACTGCGCCAAAGCGAAGCCCGCGCCAAGAGCCTGCAGAATGCTGCCGGTACCAACGTTGCCGCGCAGCCGTCGCGTCGTCAGGACATCGAATTCATCTTCCTCGCCGCCACGCCGCAACAGGCACAGCAGATCAAGCCGACCCTGAACTTCCAGTACGCCGGTGACGTTCCGGTTTACGCGACCTCGCACGTTTACAGCGCCAGCGGCGACGTGAATCAGTACAACGACATGAACGGCATTCGCTTCTGCGAAACCCCATGGCTGCTGGACAACAGCGATCCACTGCGTCAGCAAGTGGTTGCGCAATGGCCGCAAGCCGCCGGTAGCCTCGGTCGCCTGTACGCGATGGGTGTGGATGCCTACCGCTTGGCTCCGCGCCTGGGTCAACTCAAGGCCCTGCCGGACAGCCGCATTGACGGTGAGTCGGGCAGCCTCGGCATGACCCAGACCCAGCGTGTTGTGCGTCAGCTACCTTGGGCGCAGTTCGTCAGCGGTCAGGTTCAGCGCCTGCCGGACACCCCGCGCTGA
- the petA gene encoding ubiquinol-cytochrome c reductase iron-sulfur subunit has protein sequence MSNDGVNAGRRRFLVAATSVVGAAGAVGAAVPFVGSWFPSAKAKAAGAPVKVNVSKIEPGQQMIAEWRGQPVFIVRRTEEILGNLKKIEGQLSDPTSKNSTQPTYVDPEVRSIKPEILLLIGICTHLGCSPTFRPEVAPADLGKDWVGGYFCPCHGSHYDLAGRVYKSQPAPLNLPVPPHSYETDDLIVIGVDTEKA, from the coding sequence ATGAGCAATGACGGCGTGAATGCAGGCCGGCGTCGCTTCTTGGTAGCAGCCACATCCGTGGTGGGTGCTGCAGGAGCGGTGGGGGCTGCGGTCCCGTTCGTGGGGTCATGGTTTCCCAGTGCCAAGGCGAAAGCCGCTGGTGCACCGGTGAAAGTGAATGTCAGCAAAATCGAGCCAGGACAGCAGATGATTGCTGAGTGGCGCGGCCAGCCGGTGTTCATTGTTCGTCGTACCGAGGAAATCCTGGGGAATCTCAAGAAGATCGAGGGCCAGCTCTCCGATCCAACCTCCAAAAACTCCACGCAACCCACCTATGTCGACCCTGAAGTGCGTTCGATCAAGCCGGAAATTCTGCTGCTGATCGGGATCTGCACACACCTGGGTTGCTCACCAACTTTCCGTCCCGAAGTGGCACCTGCGGATCTCGGTAAAGACTGGGTCGGTGGCTATTTCTGCCCTTGCCACGGTTCTCACTACGATCTGGCTGGCCGCGTCTACAAGTCGCAACCTGCGCCTTTGAACCTGCCAGTTCCCCCGCATTCCTATGAGACCGATGACCTGATTGTCATTGGCGTCGATACGGAGAAAGCGTGA
- a CDS encoding cytochrome c1 — protein MKKLFFALIFAALPVLSFAAEHGGPELEKVDIDVSDKAALQDGARTFANYCMGCHSAKFQRYERVADDLGVPHEMMLEKLVFTGAKIGDHMNIGMQPADAKTWFGAAPPDLTLVARVRGTDWLYGYLRSFYEDPARPWGVNNKVFPNVGMPNVLVGLQGRQVVGCKQVQIVEDGKKQYDPLTGTPLTHEACDQLTIVPKSGALNEEQFDEKVKNLVTFLAYSANPVKLQHQRIGTYVLLYLAFFFVFAYLLKREYWKDVH, from the coding sequence ATGAAAAAGTTATTTTTTGCTCTGATTTTTGCTGCTTTGCCTGTGCTGTCTTTCGCCGCTGAACACGGTGGTCCGGAGCTGGAAAAAGTCGACATCGACGTGTCCGACAAAGCTGCCTTGCAGGATGGTGCACGCACCTTTGCCAACTATTGCATGGGTTGTCACAGTGCCAAGTTCCAGCGTTACGAGCGGGTTGCCGATGATCTCGGTGTACCGCACGAAATGATGCTGGAGAAGCTGGTGTTCACCGGTGCCAAGATCGGCGATCACATGAACATCGGCATGCAGCCGGCGGACGCCAAGACCTGGTTTGGCGCAGCGCCGCCGGACCTGACCCTGGTGGCCCGTGTGCGTGGCACCGACTGGCTTTACGGTTATCTGCGTTCGTTCTACGAAGATCCTGCACGTCCATGGGGTGTGAACAACAAGGTCTTCCCGAACGTCGGCATGCCTAACGTGCTGGTCGGCCTGCAAGGTCGTCAGGTCGTGGGTTGCAAGCAGGTGCAGATCGTCGAAGACGGCAAGAAGCAATATGATCCGCTGACCGGCACGCCTCTGACCCATGAAGCGTGCGATCAATTGACCATCGTGCCGAAATCCGGTGCTCTGAACGAAGAGCAGTTCGATGAGAAGGTCAAGAATCTGGTAACCTTCCTGGCTTACTCGGCTAACCCGGTTAAGCTGCAACATCAGCGCATCGGTACTTATGTCTTGCTGTACCTGGCGTTCTTCTTTGTGTTCGCCTACCTGCTCAAGCGTGAATACTGGAAAGACGTGCACTGA